In a single window of the Helicobacter sp. MIT 99-5507 genome:
- a CDS encoding amino acid ABC transporter ATP-binding protein, giving the protein MSLLEIKNLVKKYDDHLVLNNISFNVNKSDVIVILGASGCGKSTLLRCINGLESTNSGEIIFNGKIINNQTTNWTFVRQKIGMVFQSYELFPHMSVIDNITLAPLKVQKRQKDEVLDKAFSLLKRFNLIDKKDSMPKSLSGGQKQRVAIIRALCMNPEILLFDEVTASLDPEMAYEVSSVILELAKDGMTMIIVTHEMKFARKIASEIIFFDNGIIAEKSNPNDFFNNPKTTRAKKFLSIFNM; this is encoded by the coding sequence ATGAGTTTATTGGAAATTAAAAATTTAGTAAAAAAATATGATGATCACTTAGTTTTAAATAATATAAGTTTTAATGTAAATAAAAGTGATGTGATTGTAATTTTAGGCGCTAGTGGCTGTGGTAAAAGCACGCTTCTTAGATGTATAAATGGATTAGAATCTACAAATAGTGGCGAGATAATCTTTAATGGAAAGATTATAAATAATCAAACAACAAATTGGACTTTTGTGCGACAAAAAATCGGCATGGTTTTTCAAAGCTATGAGTTATTCCCACATATGAGTGTGATTGATAATATCACCTTAGCACCGCTAAAAGTCCAAAAAAGACAAAAAGATGAAGTGCTAGATAAAGCATTTAGTTTATTAAAACGATTTAATTTAATAGATAAAAAAGATTCTATGCCAAAATCTCTTAGCGGTGGGCAAAAACAAAGAGTTGCAATCATTCGTGCATTGTGTATGAATCCAGAAATATTACTATTTGATGAGGTTACTGCATCACTTGATCCAGAGATGGCGTATGAGGTATCAAGCGTTATTTTGGAGCTTGCAAAAGACGGAATGACTATGATTATAGTTACACATGAAATGAAATTTGCTAGAAAAATTGCAAGTGAGATTATATTTTTTGATAATGGAATTATTGCAGAAAAATCAAATCCAAATGATTTTTTTAATAATCCAAAAACAACTCGTGCAAAGAAATTTTTAAGTATTTTTAATATGTAG